The Brassica oleracea var. oleracea cultivar TO1000 chromosome C6, BOL, whole genome shotgun sequence genome includes a region encoding these proteins:
- the LOC106296750 gene encoding probable WRKY transcription factor 70, translating to MDIASNNKAIKLKVRDQLLQCHEMTTKVQQLLSQDGSDLGPAKDLVEKILGSISDTISALDSFEPISPSDLVTAAEGSQNASCDNDGKLEDSGDSQKRLGPVKGKRGCYKRKKKSETWTVESTVLEDTFSWRKYGQKQILNAKFPRSYFRCTHKYTQGCKATKQVQKLESEPRMFSITYIGNHTCNTNEVTPKIKPCIHHDEIITDSEEIQSPSLMTSMKEEEENHHHGSSTESDLQLVWQEMLVFAEEHHHHHEAVYGCGETSTSINGLDSADLWSCQQFSV from the exons ATGGATATTGCTAGTAATAACAAAGCAATAAAGCTAAAAGTTAGGGACCAACTTCTTCAATGCCACGAGATGACCACTAAGGTTCAGCAACTCCTCTCTCAAGACGGGTCGGATTTGGGTCCAGCGAAGGATCTCGTGGAGAAAATATTGGGGTCTATCAGTGACACAATCTCTGCTCTTGATTCCTTCGAACCCATCTCCCCCTCTGATCTCGTCACAGCCGCCGAAGGCTCTCAAAATGCTTCCTGCGACAACGACGGCAAGCTTGAGGATTCTGGCGATAGTCAGAAAAGATTGGGACCAGTTAAGGGTAAAAGAGGATGCTACAAGAGAAA GAAGAAATCAGAGACGTGGACTGTAGAGTCTACCGTACTTGAGGACACATTTTCTTGGAGGAAATATGGACAAAAACAGATTCTTAATGCCAAATTCCCAAG AAGTTACTTTAGGTGCACACACAAATACACTCAAGGGTGCAAGGCAACAAAGCAAGTGCAGAAGCTAGAGTCTGAACCCAGGATGTTCAGCATCACATACATCGGAAATCACACGTGTAATACCAACGAAGTAACACCCAAAATCAAGCCTTGTATTCATCATGATGAGATCATCACGGATTCTGAAGAGATCCAGAGTCCTAGTTTGATGACCTCGATGAAGGAAGAGGAAGAAAATCACCATCATGGTTCGTCAACGGAGAGTGACTTGCAATTGGTGTGGCAGGAAATGTTGGTCTTTGCAGAGGAACACCATCATCATCATGAGGCTGTTTACGGTTGTGGGGAAACTAGTACATCTATCAATGGTTTGGATTCCGCGGATCTGTGGAGTTGCCAGCAGTTTTCGGTTTAG